The following are encoded together in the Choloepus didactylus isolate mChoDid1 chromosome 7, mChoDid1.pri, whole genome shotgun sequence genome:
- the ZNF311 gene encoding zinc finger protein 311 isoform X5 yields MAQAQESVTFEDIAVTFTDREWQCLTHAQRHLYKDVMLENYGNIVSLGFLFPKPPLISLLEREAEPCVQDPQDRESLSCSYPVSTDKIWSQNVKANSEQEVIENGESSWMKFKSPLEVVSQDPEVGEVCVQDVKLENQWEMPTREKLREEKKGSEKVTIKNGKKQKVLRKNFSPNSKCIPYNRFPTEQKLHKCAKCGKNFNWHSDLILHERIHSGEKPYMCNECGKAFKTRNQLYMHQIIHTGEKPFNCIQCGKAFNSRSALCRHKKIHSGEKPHECSDCGKVFKTRNCLSMHQIIHTGKKPYECNDCGKAFQFRHSLTIHGRIHTGEKPFECEECGKAFSGSSDLTKHTRIHTGERPYECNECGRAFSRSSDLSKHKRIHNQEKNYKCLQCGRAFSFKGELTRHRRTHTEEKPYKCEECGKAFRHNCKRRAHEQEHTGKKPYQCGECGKTFQDRHCLTIHQRIHTGEKPFNCLECGRAFSGKSNLTNHQRIHTGEKPYKCEVCGKAFHHSSVLRQHKRIHTGEKPYTCNECGTSFRQCSALIGHKRVHTGEKPYECEECGKTFRVSSNLTGHRKRKHRIWRTQRCGKNRKSLSPVTASHALSVGHILTTST; encoded by the exons ATGGCCCAGGCCCAA GAGTCAGTGACATTTGAGGACATAGCTGTGACCTTCACTGACAGGGAATGGCAGTGTCTAACCCACGCTCAAAGGCATCTCTATAAAGATGTGATGTTGGAAAATTATGGGAACATAGTATCACTTG GATTTCTATTTCCTAAACCACCTTTGATCTCCCTTCTGGAGCGAGAGGCAGAGCCCTGTGTTCAAGACCCACAGGACAGGGAGTCCCTGAGCTGCTCCTACCCAG tGTCAACTGACAAGATATGGTCTCAGAATGTGAAGGCAAATTCAGAACAAGAAGTTATTGAAAACGGAGAATCCTCTTGGATGAAATTTAAAAGTCCCCTAGAAGTTGTTTCCCAAGATCCTGAGGTTGGAGAAGTTTGTGTACAGGATGTCAAATTAGAGAATCAATGGGAAATGCCCAcaagggagaaactgagagaagagaaaaaaggctCCGAAAAAGTGACCAtcaagaatggaaaaaaacagaagGTACTTAGAAAAAACTTCAGTCCAAACTCAAAATGTATTCCATATAATAGATTTCCTACAGAACAGAAACTCCACAAATGTgccaaatgtggcaaaaacttCAATTGGCATTCAGACCTAATTCTCCATGAGCGAATTCACTCTGGTGAGAAGCCCTATATGTGTAATGAGTGTGGAAAAGCATTCAAAACCAGAAATCAGCTTTACATGCATCAGATAAtccacacaggggagaaaccttTTAACTGTATCCAGTGTGGAAAGGCCTTTAATAGTAGGTCAGCTCTTTGCCGACATAAAAAAATCCATAGTGGGGAGAAGCCTCATGAGTGCAGTGACTGTGGGAAGGTTTTCAAAACCAGGAACTGTCTCAGTATGCATCAGATCATACACACTGGgaagaaaccttatgaatgtaatgACTGTGGTAAAGCCTTCCAGTTTAGACATTCTCTTACCATTCATGGCAGAatccacactggggagaaaccatttGAATGTGAGGAGTGTGGGAAGGCCTTCAGCGGGAGCTCAGACCTCACCAAACACACAAGAATCCACACTGGTGAGCGACCTTATGAGTGCAATGAGTGCGGGAGGGCTTTCAGTCGGAGCTCAGACCTAAGCAAACACAAAAGAATCCACAATCAGGAGAAAAACTATAAGTGCCTCCAGTGTGGAAGAGCATTCAGTTTCAAAGGAGAGCTCACCAGACATAGACGAACCCACACTGAAGAGAAGCCTTACAAGTGCGAggagtgtgggaaagcctttcgTCATAACTGTAAACGCAGGGCTCATGAACAAGAACACACTGGGAAGAAGCCCTATCAATGTGGGGAATGTGGGAAAACTTTCCAGGATCGGCACTGTCTTACCATCCATCAAAGaatccacactggagagaaaccttttaATTGTTTGGAATGTGGCAGAGCTTTCAGTGGGAAGTCAAACTTAACCAATCATCAAAGaatccacactggagagaaaccttacaaATGTGAAGTGTGTGGAAAGGCCTTTCATCATAGTTCAGTCCTGAGGCAACACAAAAGAATACACACTGGTGAGAAGCCATATACGTGCAATGAGTGTGGCACATCTTTCCGTCAGTGCTCAGCTCTAATTGGACATAAGAGGGTTCATACTggggagaaaccttatgaatgtgaGGAGTGTGGAAAAACTTTCAGAGTAAGCTCAAATCTTACTggacatagaaaaagaaaacatagaatatGGAGAACTCAAAGATGTGGTAAGAATAGGAAATCCCTTTCTCCAGTAACCGCTTCCCACGCTTTATCTGTAGGCCATATTTTGACCACCAGTACTTGA
- the ZNF311 gene encoding zinc finger protein 311 isoform X6 has translation MLFQESVTFEDIAVTFTDREWQCLTHAQRHLYKDVMLENYGNIVSLGFLFPKPPLISLLEREAEPCVQDPQDRESLSCSYPVSTDKIWSQNVKANSEQEVIENGESSWMKFKSPLEVVSQDPEVGEVCVQDVKLENQWEMPTREKLREEKKGSEKVTIKNGKKQKVLRKNFSPNSKCIPYNRFPTEQKLHKCAKCGKNFNWHSDLILHERIHSGEKPYMCNECGKAFKTRNQLYMHQIIHTGEKPFNCIQCGKAFNSRSALCRHKKIHSGEKPHECSDCGKVFKTRNCLSMHQIIHTGKKPYECNDCGKAFQFRHSLTIHGRIHTGEKPFECEECGKAFSGSSDLTKHTRIHTGERPYECNECGRAFSRSSDLSKHKRIHNQEKNYKCLQCGRAFSFKGELTRHRRTHTEEKPYKCEECGKAFRHNCKRRAHEQEHTGKKPYQCGECGKTFQDRHCLTIHQRIHTGEKPFNCLECGRAFSGKSNLTNHQRIHTGEKPYKCEVCGKAFHHSSVLRQHKRIHTGEKPYTCNECGTSFRQCSALIGHKRVHTGEKPYECEECGKTFRVSSNLTGHRKRKHRIWRTQRCGKNRKSLSPVTASHALSVGHILTTST, from the exons ATGTTGTTTCAGGAGTCAGTGACATTTGAGGACATAGCTGTGACCTTCACTGACAGGGAATGGCAGTGTCTAACCCACGCTCAAAGGCATCTCTATAAAGATGTGATGTTGGAAAATTATGGGAACATAGTATCACTTG GATTTCTATTTCCTAAACCACCTTTGATCTCCCTTCTGGAGCGAGAGGCAGAGCCCTGTGTTCAAGACCCACAGGACAGGGAGTCCCTGAGCTGCTCCTACCCAG tGTCAACTGACAAGATATGGTCTCAGAATGTGAAGGCAAATTCAGAACAAGAAGTTATTGAAAACGGAGAATCCTCTTGGATGAAATTTAAAAGTCCCCTAGAAGTTGTTTCCCAAGATCCTGAGGTTGGAGAAGTTTGTGTACAGGATGTCAAATTAGAGAATCAATGGGAAATGCCCAcaagggagaaactgagagaagagaaaaaaggctCCGAAAAAGTGACCAtcaagaatggaaaaaaacagaagGTACTTAGAAAAAACTTCAGTCCAAACTCAAAATGTATTCCATATAATAGATTTCCTACAGAACAGAAACTCCACAAATGTgccaaatgtggcaaaaacttCAATTGGCATTCAGACCTAATTCTCCATGAGCGAATTCACTCTGGTGAGAAGCCCTATATGTGTAATGAGTGTGGAAAAGCATTCAAAACCAGAAATCAGCTTTACATGCATCAGATAAtccacacaggggagaaaccttTTAACTGTATCCAGTGTGGAAAGGCCTTTAATAGTAGGTCAGCTCTTTGCCGACATAAAAAAATCCATAGTGGGGAGAAGCCTCATGAGTGCAGTGACTGTGGGAAGGTTTTCAAAACCAGGAACTGTCTCAGTATGCATCAGATCATACACACTGGgaagaaaccttatgaatgtaatgACTGTGGTAAAGCCTTCCAGTTTAGACATTCTCTTACCATTCATGGCAGAatccacactggggagaaaccatttGAATGTGAGGAGTGTGGGAAGGCCTTCAGCGGGAGCTCAGACCTCACCAAACACACAAGAATCCACACTGGTGAGCGACCTTATGAGTGCAATGAGTGCGGGAGGGCTTTCAGTCGGAGCTCAGACCTAAGCAAACACAAAAGAATCCACAATCAGGAGAAAAACTATAAGTGCCTCCAGTGTGGAAGAGCATTCAGTTTCAAAGGAGAGCTCACCAGACATAGACGAACCCACACTGAAGAGAAGCCTTACAAGTGCGAggagtgtgggaaagcctttcgTCATAACTGTAAACGCAGGGCTCATGAACAAGAACACACTGGGAAGAAGCCCTATCAATGTGGGGAATGTGGGAAAACTTTCCAGGATCGGCACTGTCTTACCATCCATCAAAGaatccacactggagagaaaccttttaATTGTTTGGAATGTGGCAGAGCTTTCAGTGGGAAGTCAAACTTAACCAATCATCAAAGaatccacactggagagaaaccttacaaATGTGAAGTGTGTGGAAAGGCCTTTCATCATAGTTCAGTCCTGAGGCAACACAAAAGAATACACACTGGTGAGAAGCCATATACGTGCAATGAGTGTGGCACATCTTTCCGTCAGTGCTCAGCTCTAATTGGACATAAGAGGGTTCATACTggggagaaaccttatgaatgtgaGGAGTGTGGAAAAACTTTCAGAGTAAGCTCAAATCTTACTggacatagaaaaagaaaacatagaatatGGAGAACTCAAAGATGTGGTAAGAATAGGAAATCCCTTTCTCCAGTAACCGCTTCCCACGCTTTATCTGTAGGCCATATTTTGACCACCAGTACTTGA
- the ZNF311 gene encoding zinc finger protein 311 isoform X8, giving the protein MQIEGPGLSIRTVLCCSSQCVFPSLQLGFLFPKPPLISLLEREAEPCVQDPQDRESLSCSYPVSTDKIWSQNVKANSEQEVIENGESSWMKFKSPLEVVSQDPEVGEVCVQDVKLENQWEMPTREKLREEKKGSEKVTIKNGKKQKVLRKNFSPNSKCIPYNRFPTEQKLHKCAKCGKNFNWHSDLILHERIHSGEKPYMCNECGKAFKTRNQLYMHQIIHTGEKPFNCIQCGKAFNSRSALCRHKKIHSGEKPHECSDCGKVFKTRNCLSMHQIIHTGKKPYECNDCGKAFQFRHSLTIHGRIHTGEKPFECEECGKAFSGSSDLTKHTRIHTGERPYECNECGRAFSRSSDLSKHKRIHNQEKNYKCLQCGRAFSFKGELTRHRRTHTEEKPYKCEECGKAFRHNCKRRAHEQEHTGKKPYQCGECGKTFQDRHCLTIHQRIHTGEKPFNCLECGRAFSGKSNLTNHQRIHTGEKPYKCEVCGKAFHHSSVLRQHKRIHTGEKPYTCNECGTSFRQCSALIGHKRVHTGEKPYECEECGKTFRVSSNLTGHRKRKHRIWRTQRCGKNRKSLSPVTASHALSVGHILTTST; this is encoded by the exons ATGCAAATAGAAGGACCAGGGCTAAGCATTAGAACAGTTTTATGTTGCTCTTCACAGTGTGTTTTTCCTTCTCTACAACTAGGATTTCTATTTCCTAAACCACCTTTGATCTCCCTTCTGGAGCGAGAGGCAGAGCCCTGTGTTCAAGACCCACAGGACAGGGAGTCCCTGAGCTGCTCCTACCCAG tGTCAACTGACAAGATATGGTCTCAGAATGTGAAGGCAAATTCAGAACAAGAAGTTATTGAAAACGGAGAATCCTCTTGGATGAAATTTAAAAGTCCCCTAGAAGTTGTTTCCCAAGATCCTGAGGTTGGAGAAGTTTGTGTACAGGATGTCAAATTAGAGAATCAATGGGAAATGCCCAcaagggagaaactgagagaagagaaaaaaggctCCGAAAAAGTGACCAtcaagaatggaaaaaaacagaagGTACTTAGAAAAAACTTCAGTCCAAACTCAAAATGTATTCCATATAATAGATTTCCTACAGAACAGAAACTCCACAAATGTgccaaatgtggcaaaaacttCAATTGGCATTCAGACCTAATTCTCCATGAGCGAATTCACTCTGGTGAGAAGCCCTATATGTGTAATGAGTGTGGAAAAGCATTCAAAACCAGAAATCAGCTTTACATGCATCAGATAAtccacacaggggagaaaccttTTAACTGTATCCAGTGTGGAAAGGCCTTTAATAGTAGGTCAGCTCTTTGCCGACATAAAAAAATCCATAGTGGGGAGAAGCCTCATGAGTGCAGTGACTGTGGGAAGGTTTTCAAAACCAGGAACTGTCTCAGTATGCATCAGATCATACACACTGGgaagaaaccttatgaatgtaatgACTGTGGTAAAGCCTTCCAGTTTAGACATTCTCTTACCATTCATGGCAGAatccacactggggagaaaccatttGAATGTGAGGAGTGTGGGAAGGCCTTCAGCGGGAGCTCAGACCTCACCAAACACACAAGAATCCACACTGGTGAGCGACCTTATGAGTGCAATGAGTGCGGGAGGGCTTTCAGTCGGAGCTCAGACCTAAGCAAACACAAAAGAATCCACAATCAGGAGAAAAACTATAAGTGCCTCCAGTGTGGAAGAGCATTCAGTTTCAAAGGAGAGCTCACCAGACATAGACGAACCCACACTGAAGAGAAGCCTTACAAGTGCGAggagtgtgggaaagcctttcgTCATAACTGTAAACGCAGGGCTCATGAACAAGAACACACTGGGAAGAAGCCCTATCAATGTGGGGAATGTGGGAAAACTTTCCAGGATCGGCACTGTCTTACCATCCATCAAAGaatccacactggagagaaaccttttaATTGTTTGGAATGTGGCAGAGCTTTCAGTGGGAAGTCAAACTTAACCAATCATCAAAGaatccacactggagagaaaccttacaaATGTGAAGTGTGTGGAAAGGCCTTTCATCATAGTTCAGTCCTGAGGCAACACAAAAGAATACACACTGGTGAGAAGCCATATACGTGCAATGAGTGTGGCACATCTTTCCGTCAGTGCTCAGCTCTAATTGGACATAAGAGGGTTCATACTggggagaaaccttatgaatgtgaGGAGTGTGGAAAAACTTTCAGAGTAAGCTCAAATCTTACTggacatagaaaaagaaaacatagaatatGGAGAACTCAAAGATGTGGTAAGAATAGGAAATCCCTTTCTCCAGTAACCGCTTCCCACGCTTTATCTGTAGGCCATATTTTGACCACCAGTACTTGA